Proteins from a genomic interval of Harpia harpyja isolate bHarHar1 chromosome 9, bHarHar1 primary haplotype, whole genome shotgun sequence:
- the KCNN3 gene encoding small conductance calcium-activated potassium channel protein 3, with protein sequence METSGHLHDSGVGDLEEDSRCPCPLPGDERSPPPPPPPPPPPPAALPPLQHSLLHSSPGSLRAPPPPPAAPAALHPSSRHGSQLNLGDHPAGSGPGSGKHRQPSPLVHRRDSNPFTEIAMSSCKYSGGVMKPLSRLSASRRNLIEAEPEAQPLQLFGAGGPPEIVVSREDNHAPAACRPDRPTARPAPAAFAKGPKRKAQNIGYRLGHRRALFEKRKRLSDYALIFGMFGIVVMVIETELSWGLYSKDSMFSLALKCLISLSTVILLGLIIAYHTREVQLFVIDNGADDWRIAMTYERILYISLEMLVCAIHPIPGEYKFFWTARLAFSYTPSRAEADVDIILSIPMFLRLYLIARVMLLHSKLFTDASSRSIGALNKINFNTRFVMKTLMTICPGTVLLVFSISLWIIAAWTVRVCERYHDQQDVTSNFLGAMWLISITFLSIGYGDMVPHTYCGKGVCLLTGIMGAGCTALVVAVVARKLELTKAEKHVHNFMMDTQLTKRIKNAAANVLRETWLIYKHTKLLKKIDHAKVRKHQRKFLQAIHQLRSVKMEQRKLSDQANTLVDLSKMQNVMYDLITELNDRSEDLEKQISSLESKLEQLSASFNSLPLLMADMLRQQQQRLLAAVLEARGVGVPVGPPQTPLSESPIGVSSTSFPTPYTSSSSC encoded by the exons ATGGAGACATCGGGGCATCTCCACGATTCGGGCGTGGGGGACCTGGAGGAGGACAGTCGGTGTCCCTGCCCCTTACCGGGGGACGAACGGTCAccgccaccaccgccaccaccgccgccgccgcctcccgccgcgctgccgccgctccAGCACAGCCTGTTGCACTCCTCGCCCGGGTCGTTACgggcccctcctcctcctcccgccgcccccgccgccctccaCCCTTCCTCCCGCCACGGCAGCCAGCTCAACCTCGGCGACCACCCGGCGGGCTCCGGACCGGGTAGCGGTAAACACCGGCAGCCCAGCCCATTGGTCCACCGGCGGGACAGCAACCCCTTCACTGAGATCGCCATGAGCTCCTGCAAGTACAGTGGGGGGGTGATGAAGCCCCTCAGCCGGCTCAGTGCATCCCGCAGGAACCTCATCGAGGCCGAACCGGAGGCGCAACCTTTGCAGCTCTTCGGGGCCGGCGGACCCCCTGAGATCGTCGTCTCGCGCGAAGACAACCATGCGCCCGCTGCCTGCCGCCCCGACCGCCCGActgcccgcccggcccccgccgccttTGCCAAGGGGCCCAAGCGCAAGGCGCAGAACATCGGCTACCGGCTGGGGCATCGCCGGGCGCTCTTCGAGAAGCGGAAGCGCCTCAGCGACTACGCGCTCATCTTCGGCATGTTCGGCATCGTCGTCATGGTCATCGAGACCGAGCTCTCCTGGGGGCTCTACTCCAAG GACTCCATGTTCTCCCTGGCCCTGAAATGCCTTATCAGCCTCTCCACAGTCATCCTGCTGGGTCTCATCATTGCCTACCACACACGGGAGGTGCAG CTCTTTGTGATCGACAATGGAGCTGACGACTGGCGGATAGCGATGACGTACGAGCGCATCCTCTACATCAGCCTGGAGATGCTGGTTTGTGCCATACACCCCATCCCCGGGGAGTACAAATTTTTCTGGACAGCCCGCCTGGCTTTCTCCTACACACCTTCTCGGGCAGAGGCGGACGTGGACATCATCCTGTCCATCCCCATGTTCCTGCGCCTCTACCTGATCGCTCGGGTGATGCTGCTGCACAGCAAGCTCTTCACTGATGCCTCCTCGCGCAGCATCGGGGCGCTCAACAAGATCAACTTCAACACCCGCTTTGTCATGAAGACTCTCATGACCATCTGCCCCGGGACagtgctgctggtcttcagcatTTCCCTCTGGATCATTGCTGCATGGACGGTCCGGGTGTGTGAGAG GTACCACGACCAGCAGGACGTAACCAGCAACTTCCTGGGTGCCATGTGGCTCATCTCCATCACCTTCCTCTCCATCGGCTATGGTGACATGGTCCCGCACACCTACTGTGGGAAGGGTGTCTGCCTGCTCACCGGCATCATG GGTGCTGGCTGCACGGCACTGGTGGTGGCTGTGGTGGCCAGGAAGCTGGAGCTCACCAAAGCTGAGAAGCATGTCCACAACTTCATGATGGACACGCAGCTGACAAAGCGG ATTAAGAATGCGGCAGCCAACGTCCTGCGGGAAACGTGGCTCATTTATAAGCACACCAAGCTGCTGAAGAAGATCGACCACGCTAAAGTCAGGAAGCATCAGAGGAAGTTCCTACAAGCCATTCACCA gtTGCGGAGCGTGAAGATGGAGCAGAGGAAGCTGAGCGACCAAGCCAACACCCTGGTCGACCTCTCAAAG aTGCAGAACGTCATGTATGACCTCATCACCGAGCTCAACGACCGCAGCGAGGACCTGGAGAAGCAGATCAGCAGCCTGGAGTCCAAGCTGGAGCAACTCAGTGCCAGCTTCAACTCCCTGCCCCTGCTGATGGCTGACATGCtgcgccagcagcagcagcgcctgCTCGCCGCCGTCCTGGAGGCGCGGGGGGTTGGCGTGCCGGTGGGccccccccaaactcctctcTCTGAGAGCCCCATCGGGGTCAGctccacctccttccccaccccttaCACAAGCTCAAGCAGCTGCTAA